The Brachyhypopomus gauderio isolate BG-103 chromosome 2, BGAUD_0.2, whole genome shotgun sequence genome contains a region encoding:
- the LOC143508756 gene encoding ribonuclease P protein subunit p25-like protein encodes MDLSIARDESRPHQGGTAALLAPPPPPQPPPGPALKTSVAAGFKKVCRTEEDSPCPFPGLLPGVLEMRVKEGSKIRNLMGFAMARMQREAGSVVPAGLRQVVFTGSGRAVTKTITCAEIMKRKVGGLHQLTKVRYKSVREVWEGQEGGDGEMTVHRTVPSISILLSKDPLDPLEPGYQPPETHSALWEEREAHDGLHQAGKRPFDHIAVPSEAQPKRFCPQSGGHE; translated from the coding sequence ATGGATCTGAGCATCGCACGGGATGAGAGCCGACCCCATCAGGGCGGGACCGCTGCCCTgctggcccctcctcctcctcctcaaccTCCGCCTGGCCCCGCGCTGAAAACAAGCGTCGCGGCGGGCTTCAAGAAGGTTTGCCGCACGGAGGAGGACAGCCCGTGCCCGTTCCCGGGGCTCCTGCCAGGCGTGCTGGAGATGAGGGTGAAGGAAGGCAGCAAGATTCGCAACCTCATGGGTTTCGCCATGGCGCGGATGCAGCGTGAGGCGGGGAGCGTGGTGCCTGCCGGCCTGAGACAGGTGGTGTTCACCGGCTCGGGCCGAGCGGTGACCAAAACCATCACCTGCGCTGAGATCATGAAGAGGAAGGTGGGCGGTCTGCACCAGCTAACGAAAGTGCGCTACAAGAGTGTgcgggaggtgtgggagggtcAGGAGGGGGGTGACGGGGAGATGACCGTCCACAGGACGGTGCCCTCCATCAGCATCCTCCTATCCAAGGACCCTCTGGACCCTCTGGAGCCTGGGTACCAACCCCCGGAGACCCACAGCGCTCTTTGGGAGGAGAGGGAAGCTCATGATGGACTGCACCAAGCAGGAAAAAGACCGTTTGACCACATTGCCGTCCCAAGTGAGGCACAGCCAAAACGATTCTGCCCTCAGAGCGGAGGCCATGAGTAA